From the genome of Ziziphus jujuba cultivar Dongzao chromosome 6, ASM3175591v1, one region includes:
- the LOC107430284 gene encoding phosphatidylserine decarboxylase proenzyme 1, mitochondrial isoform X2 yields the protein MQNCDPSDSVQTKVLAESVPKLLPHHRKMKFGGSQRFPVFPRPVHRNYLHKQHRCFTSFVKKFQRATQSRASSNGGSGSSQGHYFLVPGATVATLLMLSVLHARRMYDDKKVEEAREKGIESEFQPDIKATYLQLLPLRSISRCWGYLTSMEIPVWLRPHVYRAWARAFHTNLEEVALPLDGYATLQEFFVRTLKEGCRPLDPDPQCLVSPVDGTILRFGEIKGAGAMIEQVKGFSYSVSSLLGASSYLPMVAAVDADGETGEPENSSRENSKRSWWRVSLASPKFWDPMSACPMKGLFYCVIYLKPGDYHRIHSPADWNIVIRRHFSGHLFPVNERAARTIRNLYIENERVVLEGLWPEGFMAIAAIGATNIGSIK from the exons ATGCAAAATTGCGATCCAAGCGACTCTGTCCAGACAAAGGTCCTTGCTGAGAGTGTCCCAAAACTCTTACCACATCATAGAAAGATGAAATTTGGGGGTTCACAGAGATTCCCTGTATTTCCTCGCCCTGTCCACCGCAATTACCTCCATAAGCAGCACCGCTGCTTCACTTCCTTCGTTAAAAAGTTCCAAAGAGCCACGCAATCTCGAGCTTCTTCCAATGGCGGCAGTGGCAGCTCCCAAG GTCATTATTTTTTGGTGCCTGGTGCAACTGTGGCTACGTTACTTATGCTGAGTGTTCTTCATGCTCGTCGTATGTATGATGACAAAAAA GTTGAAGAGGCACGGGAGAAAGGAATTGAATCTGAGTTCCAACCTGATATAAAA GCTACTTACCTACAATTGCTGCCTCTACGCTCCATTTCCAGATGTTGGGGTTACTTGACAAGCATG GAGATTCCTGTCTGGCTACGTCCGCATGTGTATAGAGCTTGGGCTCGGGCATTCCATACAA acTTGGAAGAAGTTGCTTTGCCTTTAGATGGATATGCTACTTTACAAGAGTTCTTTGTTCGCACCTTGAAAGAAGGTTGCAGGCCTCTTGATCCTGACCCACAATGTCTG GTTAGTCCGGTTGATGGTACAATCTTAAGATTTGGAGAGATAAAAGGAGCAGGAGCTATGATCGAGCAAGTCAAAGGGTTTTCTTATTCTGTTTCTTCACTTCTTGGTGCAAGCTCATACCTTCCTATGGTGGCTGCAGTGGATGCAGATGGAGAAACAGGTGAACCAGAAAACTCTTCGAGAGAGAACAGTAAGAGGTCTTGGTGGAGAGTTTCACTGGCTTCTCCTAAATTTTGGGATCCTATGTCGGCATG TCCCATGAAAGGTCTATTTTACTGTGTAATTTATTTAAAGCCTGGAGACTATCATCGCATACATTCGCCAGCTGATTGGAATATTGTTATTCGCCGGCATTTCTCAG GTCACCTATTTCCTGTGAATGAACGTGCTGCAAGAACTATCAGAAACCTTTATATTGAAAACGAAAGG GTTGTGCTTGAAGGTCTATGGCCAGAAGGGTTTATGGCAATTGCTGCAATTGGTGCAACAAATATTGGTTCAATTAAG tga
- the LOC107430284 gene encoding phosphatidylserine decarboxylase proenzyme 1, mitochondrial isoform X1 encodes MQNCDPSDSVQTKVLAESVPKLLPHHRKMKFGGSQRFPVFPRPVHRNYLHKQHRCFTSFVKKFQRATQSRASSNGGSGSSQGHYFLVPGATVATLLMLSVLHARRMYDDKKVEEAREKGIESEFQPDIKATYLQLLPLRSISRCWGYLTSMEIPVWLRPHVYRAWARAFHTNLEEVALPLDGYATLQEFFVRTLKEGCRPLDPDPQCLVSPVDGTILRFGEIKGAGAMIEQVKGFSYSVSSLLGASSYLPMVAAVDADGETGEPENSSRENSKRSWWRVSLASPKFWDPMSACPMKGLFYCVIYLKPGDYHRIHSPADWNIVIRRHFSGHLFPVNERAARTIRNLYIENERVVLEGLWPEGFMAIAAIGATNIGSIKLSIEPELQTNRQRGKLLQAEPPEERLYEPEGIGMTVKKGDEVASFHMGSTVVLIFQAPVKNKDSSSEFKFCIQRGDKIRVGEALGRWRDSSN; translated from the exons ATGCAAAATTGCGATCCAAGCGACTCTGTCCAGACAAAGGTCCTTGCTGAGAGTGTCCCAAAACTCTTACCACATCATAGAAAGATGAAATTTGGGGGTTCACAGAGATTCCCTGTATTTCCTCGCCCTGTCCACCGCAATTACCTCCATAAGCAGCACCGCTGCTTCACTTCCTTCGTTAAAAAGTTCCAAAGAGCCACGCAATCTCGAGCTTCTTCCAATGGCGGCAGTGGCAGCTCCCAAG GTCATTATTTTTTGGTGCCTGGTGCAACTGTGGCTACGTTACTTATGCTGAGTGTTCTTCATGCTCGTCGTATGTATGATGACAAAAAA GTTGAAGAGGCACGGGAGAAAGGAATTGAATCTGAGTTCCAACCTGATATAAAA GCTACTTACCTACAATTGCTGCCTCTACGCTCCATTTCCAGATGTTGGGGTTACTTGACAAGCATG GAGATTCCTGTCTGGCTACGTCCGCATGTGTATAGAGCTTGGGCTCGGGCATTCCATACAA acTTGGAAGAAGTTGCTTTGCCTTTAGATGGATATGCTACTTTACAAGAGTTCTTTGTTCGCACCTTGAAAGAAGGTTGCAGGCCTCTTGATCCTGACCCACAATGTCTG GTTAGTCCGGTTGATGGTACAATCTTAAGATTTGGAGAGATAAAAGGAGCAGGAGCTATGATCGAGCAAGTCAAAGGGTTTTCTTATTCTGTTTCTTCACTTCTTGGTGCAAGCTCATACCTTCCTATGGTGGCTGCAGTGGATGCAGATGGAGAAACAGGTGAACCAGAAAACTCTTCGAGAGAGAACAGTAAGAGGTCTTGGTGGAGAGTTTCACTGGCTTCTCCTAAATTTTGGGATCCTATGTCGGCATG TCCCATGAAAGGTCTATTTTACTGTGTAATTTATTTAAAGCCTGGAGACTATCATCGCATACATTCGCCAGCTGATTGGAATATTGTTATTCGCCGGCATTTCTCAG GTCACCTATTTCCTGTGAATGAACGTGCTGCAAGAACTATCAGAAACCTTTATATTGAAAACGAAAGG GTTGTGCTTGAAGGTCTATGGCCAGAAGGGTTTATGGCAATTGCTGCAATTGGTGCAACAAATATTGGTTCAATTAAG CTTTCAATTGAACCAGAGCTCCAGACAAATCGGCAAAGAGGGAAGTTATTGCAGGCTGAGCCTCCAGAAGAACGGTTATATGAGCCTGAAGGAATTGGAATGACTGTTAAGAAAGGCGATGAG GTAGCTTCTTTCCACATGGGATCAACCGTGGTGCTCATCTTTCAGGCTCCAGTGAAAAACAAGGATTCCTCGTCAGAGTTCAAGTTTTGTATTCAACGAGGAGACAAAATTCGAGTCGGAGAAGCCTTGGGAAGGTGGCGGGATAGTAGCAACTAA
- the LOC107405400 gene encoding uncharacterized protein LOC107405400 isoform X1, with protein sequence MPFRGVIEVEPPSPLRYIIGAVIMMIGVVLPVGYMMFRNKRVPSSSAYSKQTNKVLI encoded by the exons ATGCct TTCAGAGGGGTGATAGAGGTGGAACCTCCGAGCCCACTCAGATACATAATCGGAGCGGTGATCATGATGATCGGAGTTGTATTACCCGTCGGATATATGATGTTCCGTAACAAGCGTGTTCCAAGTTCCTCTGCTTACTCCAAACAGAC GAACAAAGTTTTGATATAG
- the LOC107405400 gene encoding uncharacterized protein LOC107405400 isoform X2, translated as MPFRGVIEVEPPSPLRYIIGAVIMMIGVVLPVGYMMFRNKRVPSSSAYSKQT; from the exons ATGCct TTCAGAGGGGTGATAGAGGTGGAACCTCCGAGCCCACTCAGATACATAATCGGAGCGGTGATCATGATGATCGGAGTTGTATTACCCGTCGGATATATGATGTTCCGTAACAAGCGTGTTCCAAGTTCCTCTGCTTACTCCAAACAGACGTAG